The segment GGGCCGCCGAGCTGCTCCCCGATGTCCCACTGGTCCCGCCCGCCGAGGTGCTCGCGCGCGCGGAGCTGATCCTGCTGACCGTCCCCGACGACGCGCTGCCCGCGCTCGTCGAAGGGCTCGTCGGCACCGGCGCCGTCCGCCCCGGCCAGTTGCTCGTCCACACCTCCGGCCGGTACGGCACGGCGGTGCTCGACCCGGCGACCCGGGCCGGCGCGCTGCCGCTCGCCCTCCATCCGGCGATGACGTTCACCGGTACCGCGGTGGACGTCCAGCGGCTCGCGGGCTGCTCCTTCGGTGTGACCGCGCCGGAGGAGCTGAGGCTGGCCGCCGAGGCGCTGGTCATCGAGATGGGCGGCGAGCCCGAGTGGATCGCCGAACAGGCCCGTCCGCTCTATCACGCGGCACTCGCCCTGGGCGCGAACCACCTGGTGACCCTGGTCGCCCAGTCCATGGAGCTGCTCCGCGCGGCGGGCGTCGCCGCCCCCGACCGGATGCTCGGCCCGCTTCTCGGCGCCGCTCTCGACAACGCCCTCCGCTCGGGTGACGCGGCCCTCACCGGCCCCGTCGCCCGCGGTGACGCGGGTACGGTCGCGGCGCACGTCGCGGAGTTGCGCAAGCACGCTCCGGGGACCGTCGCCGGATATCTGGCCATGGCCCGCACCACCGCGGATCGCGCCCTGGCCCACGGCCTGCTCAAGCCCGAACTGGCCGAGGACCTGCTCGGCGTCCTCGCCGACGGCCGTGACGGCGGCGATGGCCGTGACGACCGTGACGGGGACGACGGCCGGGAGGGCGACCGCCCATGAGCCGCGACCTGCCACCGAAGGCCGGCTCCCCTGCCGCGGTCGGAACGCCCCCGGCCCGTCCCGCCGGGCCCGCCGCCACCGCCGCACCCGGCCCGGACCGGGCCCCGGCGCCTGCCGCACCCGACGTACCCGAGGGCCTCGCTCTCCTCCGTACCAAAACCGAACTGCACGCGTACACAGCCCCCGGCCGTACGAACCCGGACCCGGAAACGAACCCGGAAACGAACCCGGAAGCAGACCTGGCAGCGGCCGCCCCCGCGGCCCCCCGTACCGCCGTCGTGATGACGATGGGCGCCCTGCACGAGGGCCACGCCACCCTCGTCCGCACCGCCCGGGCCCGGGTCGGATCCGGCGGCCGGGTCATCGTCACCGTCTTCGTCAACCCCCTCCAGTTCGGCGCGGGCGAGGACCTCGACCGCTATCCCCGCACCCTCGCCGCGGACCTCGTGGTCGCCGCCGCCGCGGGCGCCGACGCCGTCTTCGCCCCCTCCGCCGCCGAGATGTATCCCGGCGGCCGGCCGCAGGTCCGGATCACCGCGGGTCCCATGGGCGAACGACTCGAGGGCGCCAGCCGGCCCGGACACTTCGACGGCATGCTGACCGTCGTCGCCAAACTCCTCCAGCTCACCCGCCCCGATCTCGCCTTCTTCGGCCAGAAGGACGCCCAGCAGCTGGCGCTGATCCGCCGGATGGCCCATGACCTGGACTTCCCCGTGGAGATCATCGGGGTCGGTACGGTCCGGGAGCCCGACGGTCTGGCCCTGTCCAGCCGTAACCGCTATCTGTCGGCGGCCGAGCGGCGCACCGCGCTCGGCCTGTCCGCCGCCCTGTTCGCCGCCCGCGACCGGCTCGCCGCCCAGCAGGCGCTCTACGCCCGGGCGGCCGCCGGCAAGCACCCCGAGGCCCGCGCCGAGGCCCTGTCCCGGATGGGGGAGGCCCGGGCCGCCGCCGACGCCGCGGCCGTCGCCCACGCGGGCCCCGGCGGCGCCGACGCGGTACGGGCCGCCGCCCGCGCCGTTCTCGACGAGGCGGCCCGCGCCACCCCGCCGCTGACCCTCGACTATCTGGCCCTCGTCGACCCCGCCGATTTCACGGAGGTCGCCGACGACCACCGGGGCGAGGCGGTCCTCGCCGTCGCCGCCAGGGTCGGCACGGTCCGGCTGATCGACAACATTCCGCTGAGTTTCGGAGCCGCGCCGTGACCGCCCGACCCCGCCCCCCGGCCCCGGTGACCCCCGCCCCCGGGATACGGCTCGACGCGCCCGCGCCCGGCTGGGCGATCGACGCCGATGTCGTGGTGGTCGGCTCCGGCGTCGCCGGACTCACCGCCGCCCTGCGCTGCGCCGCCGCCGGTCTCTCGACCGTCGTCGTCACCAAGGCCCGGCTCGACGACGGCTCCACCCGCTGGGCCCAGGGCGG is part of the Streptomyces qinzhouensis genome and harbors:
- a CDS encoding Rossmann-like and DUF2520 domain-containing protein: MNASAPQHEPPDPRDRPARLTVGVVGAGRVGPALAAALRLAGHRPVAVSGVSDASRRRAAELLPDVPLVPPAEVLARAELILLTVPDDALPALVEGLVGTGAVRPGQLLVHTSGRYGTAVLDPATRAGALPLALHPAMTFTGTAVDVQRLAGCSFGVTAPEELRLAAEALVIEMGGEPEWIAEQARPLYHAALALGANHLVTLVAQSMELLRAAGVAAPDRMLGPLLGAALDNALRSGDAALTGPVARGDAGTVAAHVAELRKHAPGTVAGYLAMARTTADRALAHGLLKPELAEDLLGVLADGRDGGDGRDDRDGDDGREGDRP
- the panC gene encoding pantoate--beta-alanine ligase; the encoded protein is MSRDLPPKAGSPAAVGTPPARPAGPAATAAPGPDRAPAPAAPDVPEGLALLRTKTELHAYTAPGRTNPDPETNPETNPEADLAAAAPAAPRTAVVMTMGALHEGHATLVRTARARVGSGGRVIVTVFVNPLQFGAGEDLDRYPRTLAADLVVAAAAGADAVFAPSAAEMYPGGRPQVRITAGPMGERLEGASRPGHFDGMLTVVAKLLQLTRPDLAFFGQKDAQQLALIRRMAHDLDFPVEIIGVGTVREPDGLALSSRNRYLSAAERRTALGLSAALFAARDRLAAQQALYARAAAGKHPEARAEALSRMGEARAAADAAAVAHAGPGGADAVRAAARAVLDEAARATPPLTLDYLALVDPADFTEVADDHRGEAVLAVAARVGTVRLIDNIPLSFGAAP